A region from the Chanodichthys erythropterus isolate Z2021 chromosome 5, ASM2448905v1, whole genome shotgun sequence genome encodes:
- the znf503 gene encoding zinc finger protein 503 translates to MITSPSASASRNSDTDLVWESTSSSSRNNNSAVVSKPFLHSVPPSDPLRQANRLPIKILKMLTARTGHILHPEYLQPLPSTPVSPIELDAKKSPLALLAQTCSQIGKPDPPPSSKLSSVTSNGSNEKESKSGPLKLSDIGVEDKSSFKPYSKPADKKDSSSGVSNGEKSGFRVPSATCQPFTPRTGSPNSSTSASPMPSDGKGERDEKKESDCNKNCSSDGSAPTSVSHSRISVSCAGINVEVNQHQETTSGSKAATSESSSVTSSSSASVLGSGLVAPVSPYKPGQTVFPLPPAGMTYPGSLAGAYAGYPQHFLPHGGSLVNAQLASSLGCSKAGSSPLAGASPPSIMSASLCRDPYCLSYHCASHLAGAAGASCTHDSAAAAAASALKSGYPLMYPTHPLHGVHSSPPSFGGHPLYPYGFMLPNDPLPHVCNWVSANGPCDKRFSSSEELLNHLRTHTAFTGTEKLISGYPSSSSLASAAAAAMACHMHMPPSGAPGSPGTLALRSPHHALGLSSRYHPYSKSPLPTPGAPVPVPAATGPYYSPYALYGQRLTTASALGYQ, encoded by the exons ATGATCACATCGCCCTCTGCTTCTGCTTCAAGAAATAGTGATACTGATCTAGTCTGGGAAAGCACCAGCAGCAGCTCTCGGAATAACAACTCCGCGGTCGTCAGCAAGCCTTTTCTCCATTCCGTCCCTCCTTCGGACCCTTTACGGCAAGCTAACCGACTTCCCATAAAGATTTTGAAAATGCTTACTGCACGCACAGGACACATTTTACACCCTGAATATCTTCAGCCATTGCCATCCACCCCGGTTAGTCCAATTGAG CTCGATGCCAAGAAAAGTCCTCTGGCTCTTCTTGCGCAAACATGCTCTCAGATCGGTAAACCGGACCCTCCACCCTCCTCCAAACTCTCCTCTGTAACATCAAACGGATCTAACGAAAAAGAGTCGAAATCTGGTCCTTTAAAACTGAGTGACATCGGTGTGGAAGACAAATCCAGCTTCAAGCCGTATTCCAAGCCAGCGGATAAGAAGGACTCGTCTTCTGGGGTGTCGAACGGAGAGAAGTCTGGTTTCCGTGTGCCTAGCGCCACCTGCCAGCCATTCACTCCCAGGACTGGCAGCCCGAATTCCAGCACTTCGGCTTCTCCGATGCCGTCAGAtggaaagggagagagagatgaaAAGAAAGAGTCTGATTGTAATAAAAACTGCTCCTCTGATGGATCTGCACCGACCAGCGTCAGCCATAGCAGGATAAGCGTGAGCTGTGCGGGAATTAACGTGGAGGTCAACCAGCACCAGGAGACCACATCAGGATCCAAAGCAGCGACGTCGGAGTCCTCGTCTGTCACCTCTTCGTCCTCAGCCTCCGTCCTGGGGTCAGGACTTGTAGCCCCCGTTTCTCCGTACAAACCCGGCCAGACTGTTTTTCCTCTACCCCCGGCTGGCATGACGTACCCTGGCAGTTTAGCAGGGGCCTACGCCGGCTATCCCCAACACTTCCTGCCCCACGGTGGAAGTCTGGTCAACGCACAGCTCGCCAGCTCGCTGGGCTGCAGTAAAGCTGGCTCGAGCCCTCTAGCCGGGGCATCCCCTCCATCCATAATGTCAGCTAGCCTTTGTAGAGACCCTTACTGCTTGAGTTACCACTGTGCCAGCCACTTAGCCGGTGCAGCCGGAGCTTCCTGCACACACGACTCGGCGGCTGCGGCGGCCGCGTCCGCTTTGAAGTCCGGATATCCACTCATGTACCCGACACACCCTTTGCACGGGGTTCACTCCTCGCCGCCATCTTTTGGTGGACACCCTTTGTATCCCTATGGCTTCATGCTGCCCAACGACCCTCTTCCGCATGTGTGTAACTGGGTGTCAGCTAACGGACCTTGTGACAAGCGTTTCTCGTCCTCCGAAGAACTTCTTAACCACCTGCGGACGCACACCGCGTTCACCGGGACCGAAAAGTTGATATCGGGTTATCCCAGTTCATCATCGTTAGCTAGTGCTGCTGCCGCAGCTATGGCATGCCATATGCACATGCCGCCCTCAGGAGCCCCTGGGAGCCCCGGGACACTGGCACTTAGGAGCCCGCATCACGCGTTAGGACTAAGCAGCCGCTATCACCCGTATTCAAAGAGCCCGTTGCCTACTCCCGGCGCACCGGTTCCGGTACCTGCCGCGACCGGTCCCTATTATTCTCCCTATGCACTGTACGGTCAAAGACTCACCACAGCATCAGCGCTTGGATACCAGTAA